In Zygosaccharomyces rouxii strain CBS732 chromosome E complete sequence, the DNA window agataGTAACTGTGAGGGACCCAACATGTGTGGCAGCTTGGTCAGGTACACCTGGGGAAAGCAGTGCATCCAAAATATTCACAATTGACTTCAAATGAGGTAAAATCACTTCTGCTTCTGTATTGTAAATCAAATAGCCCAGTGCCTCTGTCGCATACTGTAAAATCTCTTCGTCCTTGGATTGGTTGAGAATATTCTGGAGAGGTTCGAATACATCATTACAAATTGTGATCGAAAGAGTAGGATCCAGAGgtttccttttcataaGAACTCCCAATACTTGTAAAGTTAATGATAGTAAAGGCGaatattcaaaagaagagtgCGCGCTTCCGATCATCACATTAACCATTGGTGGAAAACATATTTCCCAAAAAGTGATAAACGTCTTGACATCAACATTTTTTAAGAGCTTACCTAAGCATTCCTGTAATTCTATAGTAGTTTGGATATTAGATGGATccttggaagaaatggTAAACACCAGATGGAATTCGGTTTGTATAATGGAACTAGTATCATCAACATTCTCCGAATTACAGTCTATAACGTTGTCAAGAACCTCCATGAGGACACCGTCAGTATCATCTTCTGCCTCTGGGTACAGCTGAGCAATGAGTTTTAAGGTTTTTTGTTGTACTTGAATACAATTATCAGGACCTAGAACAGAGGGTAGTTCTGCGAAATACGAGTAATACGTAAAAGAAATCAGTGTAGCAGATTTAATTAATTCATTGTCTTGAGAAAGTGCAAAGTCCAATGAAAGGAACAAAAAATTCTGAACAAGATCCCTtacatttggaaaagaatcCATGATTTTTTCTAATAGTTTTGGAATCAATAAAATTATTCTACAATTAACAAAAACGCAGGACaaggatttttccaaaattgatTGTAATTTCGTAAAAATACGTGTCACAGCATCCATGAATTCTAATGAATTTGCTTCGTTGAGTAACAGAGATTGTAGCAGGTACAGCAAAGACTCATTAAATATCCACCCGTCGCTAAAGTCCGAAATTTGACTTATTTCGTGCACAAGTAACACCAAAACTGTTGCATAGTCTTGAGAGTCAAATGAGGACAACAGTTCAGCAGCTTGGTCACGGATTGTGAAAGAAGCTACTAATCCAGTTTCTTTAGACACAAAACTGTTGAAATCAGTTTGCCAACTATCAACAGTATCTTGATTCAAACAACACAGTCTGCTCAAACATCTCAGCACTGTTTGTAGTTCCTCTTCGGTGAATCTTACATCACATAATGATGacaaaaattctaaaataTTGACCGCATATTCGTTTATAGCATCCAGTTGATCTTGTGAGGAATTTTCCACCATCTGCATGTAAATCTGAGATGCATTCTCCAAATCTCTCATGACTATGGTTCTAAACTGATGATACATATCGGGTGCCACAATTTTTTTGGAGAATTCGTTCTTTAACAAAGTTAAACCTTGGTAGATTTTGGCACCTGCCATTAGTTGCAAAGTCTCTGATATGGTTTTATTTTGGGTCGTTAGAAAATTTACCCACATCTGTAAAATTTCCTTACAGGCTTCTACTGTCAATTCTTTCCTCTTTGTCGTAGAGCTCCCGTTTACCGTAGACATCTGTAAAATACAACAGTGCAGTAGGTTTAAAGCGGCTACTTTAGCCTCCCAATTGGCATCATAGCTATTCATCACAtgaaaaacaatttttaaCGTCTCAAATCCAATACCTTCTTCGAAGAACATCTCTTCAGAGATAACATCATCATATATTTCATTTAAAAGCTTCATGGCAGCTAACGAATGGCTCTTCATGATTGCATTGTATACTATATTGAGCAATTCAGGCCATTGATCTGGGAAATCTACTGCTGATATCTGAACTACAGCATATGATGCACCATTTCTAATCTTACTAGGTTGATGTTCGTCTAAGCATAACTGCAATAGAACGTCTCTTATCATTCCTCTAGCTTCTAACTTCACGGTACTAGTACCTCGAAAAGATTCAAAACCGGGTGTCCAGTACATGGTAACCAGCTTCCTCAGAGTGAGCAAGGCAAACTGTCTAGACGGCAGCTCCTGTTGAGTATCAGCAGCTACTTGAACAAACTGTACAAATACTTGACTTGAATCCTCATCGCACATCTGCAGTAATCGTTCTTCTGATGACTTTCTCACATTGTCCAAAGGCGACTGAGCCTCCAGTATTAAACTAGGAGCATCAAACATCGTGGATGTACCTTTAGAGACCAGAAATGAGTCCCTTCAGCTCTATAAACCTTTTTCTGCTTGAAACTGTGCTAAAGTTCACTGTTGGCCAGGTAAGTAAGTCTTGCATCTCGCGTTGATAGGGGCCTGTGGAACATCTTGTATGCATGTACGCAGTGAACAATACAATGGATTCATCAGAACTCTACTAAAAGGGACCTATAAGAGGTGTTTTAACGTTATTAGTATTCTCAGTGGGTCAGGTTTTGTAGTAGGTTGGATATAAGAAATGGATAAAGAAGGAGCTTCATTTGGAGAGCAGTTGCTCGATGCCTCGAGAAGGAACAATATagatcttttgaaaatggtttTTGAAGGTCTTGGTGGTGATCCGGAAAGGATTTCTGAGTTGATTAACGAATCTAGGGATCCACTAGGTGACACAGCATTGCATTTGTGTTGTCGCTATGGTTCTTGGGAAGTCCTTGACGAGATTTTAGACCAAGATGgtattgaaattgatccacAAAATACCAAGGAACTTGATACACCGTTGCATGTCACCGTTAGGTACGCCCATGATGAACCTGAACATGGTACTTTCATAGCAAGAAATTTGGTAGAAGTTGGTGCAGATCCAAGAATAAAGAATATGAATGGTGATAAACCTGTTGATCTCATTCATGGTGACGATTTAGATGAGCTCATTGACCTGTTGCAAGGTGCTGAGCTTGCAGCAGACAATGATAGAGTTGATGACGGTGAAGAGGGTGAAATTATAGAGGACGACGGTGAAGATgtggatgatgaagattgAAAGGTTAAGACTACAATGACTGTGCATAATTAAGTAGAATTGAATATCTGATTATTTCTTTTCGTTTTAAGTAGGAAGTCCGCTGGAGTTTGGTTTCATTCGCAGTCGTCTCTCGATGTCGATATCCAGCCTTTTGGTGAAAGAAGTTTTCTACAATCCTGAATCAGTGCATTTCTATCCTGGATGGTTGCCTTAAACTGAAGGTATGTGgcattggtaaattctgGTCTCAGGGTCTTGAATAATTGCCATTGAGCGTATCTGCTTACGGCCGGTTCACAGTTACGTCTCAGTGGTTTATTGCCTTTTGTATAGAACCCGTTCTTTAATCCATTCAAAAGAGCTTGCTCCACAGTAGATTCCGGGGTTGAATAGAGCTTGATACTTGACATGGCACTCGGCTCCTCTTCACTAGAATGTTTGTCGTGCTCAAACTGATAAGAGCATTGAAGTACTTTCAGCGGTACATTGGGCAAAACTTTTATTCGATCATAAAAACTTTGATGCAGAAGATCTGTCGTATTAGGGGTCACAAGGTATTTTAGATACACTGGTTTATTCAATAGCTTCCATGTCATACAgtttagaattgaaattactTGTCTTTGGCACAATTTATCAGAACACGATTTGCAAAGCGTTATTTGCGAATCAAATCTTCCAGGTTTCGTCCTTACTACTTGTCTCCTAGAATAGTTGAATCTACCACGGACAATACTGGTCACTGCTGGATCCACGAATTGGATCGGATCATCGTCTTGCATTTCAATTATACTTTCATCTTGACACAAGAGATCCATACTGGCATCACCACATGGTAAAGTAGATATGTAAATAGCTAGTTCCCAGTTATCTTTAAAGTGAAAGAGCTGATCTTCAGAAGCCCTTTCCACTAGATCAATTTGATTGTCTGAGTTTGAGTTCAAATATGCAATTTGGTCCAATATTACTGCGTTGAACGCCCTCAGTGCTAATATTTCTGCATGGCAATCGTGAACCATCTTACCACCACTACGATGCAAAAATGCATCTGGTAGCGCCTTAACGCCAGTAGCGATCGAAATCAATCTGAGATCactattttttttgtcaattGCTACTATGCCAGCTAGAACAGTCCATTCTTTCACGCCATTGGACCTTGTACCAGGTTTACAAGATGACCCTAGCTTTCGATAGCCTTCAAGAACCTTTTGCGCAATTCTATTTCCAAGAGAGACGTCATCCATTGGGGAAAGGGCTGGTTATTCCAAGGGCTATTTCTTTCGAGGTTAGCTAAGTCAAGCGACTAAACAACATCAAAAATGCCTTTTGGATGTTTAGAAGTTCATCAAGAACATGCCTATCACATGATAATTGCTCAATGTTTAACATAAATCACACTAGCAATAAAATCGTGAAATGAGTCTTATATTgtcattttttttactatACTTACATTCAAATATCAATACTAAACTGGAAGTCCACGGTGCCAATCACTTGCTTCAATCCACCCAGCCTTCTGAACCTTGCAGAAAGCAGTTCGTGTTTCTTTCTCTCAGTGGTagattcatcttcctctaACTGTTTTTGTTCTGCATCGTTCTTTGccttttcattttcttccttctGGATCTCTTGATAGTAGAATTTAGTCCTGGTCTTGAGTCTGCTGAAAGGATCGCTTTTACTGTCAAAGGAAGTGTCCTCTTTTTTAACTTGCTCGGCATTCTTGAGCCTGTCAATATTGACCCTTCTGTTTTTAGTGGTCAATGCGTTCAGTTTATTAATACCTACCTTATCGTTTTCATGTTGTTTCTCATAAGTGGACATTCTCTTCTCGAAGCTTCTCAACTGAGAAGAATATTTAGCGATATctctttcatttttggtCTCCATCGCATActgtaatttttccttgagTACAGTTTTCTCTAGAACAGCATTAACACctgataatttcttgttgaaGACCATTCTATTACGAACAATGTCGTTGGTGAGTTGCTCAGTTAATGGTTGAGATACAAAACTATTAATCTCTTTGGCtttattttccaaagaataAACTGAAGGACCGGTGATGTGATCTCTTTCCAAAGCATGCATgtatctttcaaattcttgttgagTGATGGCACCATCACTAAAGTATctcatttggaaaactttCCTGTCTTTACCTTGTGTAACACCAAAATACTGGTTGGTAATAAACTTACCCATGTTATAAGGTTTCTGAAGGAAAACTTTCTCAATCTTCACCATACGGTATAAGGTCTCGCCACTGCGTTTATCTGTCCCCACATTGACTCTACCGTAATTACCCCTAACAATATCATTGAAACCAGGATAAAAGCAAAAGTTAGCAACGAAGGAACGACCAATCTTGGCTTTGTTAAAATCAGCTACATTGGCCTCACGATCCAAAGCTTCTTCTGCCCATtgaacttcatcttcatcttcttcaaatctcGATCTCCGACTGTATGGATCATACTcctcttcgtcttcttcgTCTGAGTATTTCTTATCTTCATACCCGTAATCATCTCCTTCATCTTCTccctcctcttcttcatcactgTAGGGACGATTTTGGGATTTCTTCTCTCTCTGTTTTCGAAGTTGGGATAATTTAGAAGCCTTTATATCAGAATGACCAGTAGCCACTGTAGACCTTGTTGAAGAACGTGTCTTTTTGCCTTCTTCCTGTTGTTTACTCCTCTGTTGCTGTTCCTTAAGGTTCTTACCACGTTGTCTGAACATCTTACGATCTTGGTACTTTTGCATAATCTGCGATCTCTCAAACAGCATGGTTTCCCTTTCCATCTCTGGCAAACCTCCCAAGTAATCACGATCAGCTTCATCTTTATATTTGCCCTCCAGTGGAAATGGATTctcctcctcctcttcttcatcgtcataGTCTCCAGTACCTGCACCGGATGCGGCAGGATTgtaatcatcttcatcttcatcttcgtcatcttcaccaccttctACCTCtatcctcctcttcttaGAGCTAGCTCTATCTGACTTACCACTTCTCTTGGCAGAACTAGCCAAAACTTCGTCgtcatcttcctcttcatctgcCCCTGCAAGGGCCAAcagatcttcttcaatatcGGACATAGCTATAATATGCACTGGGTAGTTCGATTAAAGCTATTTCCAGCCACTTAAGACGACTCCTTTATGTAGTTATCTTCCTTAGAGGATTTCCTTTCAGTATATTGTTAATGGGTTggttgaaatttcaactcatgttgaaaaaagtatAGGGAACAAGTGAACCCTTCGATCTTTGCACCATACTAAACGGAAAAGATTATTGGAAATAGAACTCTAGAGAGTCCTATCAGAACTACTAAAACCTCTTTCAGGGTTTTCTGCTCCGTTAAATTTGGTTAGATTCCATTAATCTGTGATTTGCCAGCTTAATTGTGGGTATATCGTCCCCTAGATtatttggagaaaagatGGCTTATAAACCGACAAGTAGAAGGAAACCAGGACAACAGGATGCTACTATGAGTATGTCTAAGAGGTCTCCATCGATTTTGGTTACTGATTCCAGGTCTGCAGGTAAACGAATGAGTGCTCCGTTTGCCGGACATGCCGCTGGAGTCAAAAGTCGAGAAGACCATGTTGCAGACAGAAACCGTTTGGCGCCGTACCCATCCAATGGATCTAAGTCTTCGTCCGTTAGAAGGAGGCCTTCAGGAAGGTTTAGTGATATATCTATTGATAACATTTTATCGGATGCCTCAGATGTTCCTTCGGGACGTAGAGAGGAACGACAGTCGAGCTCTTCACTAGATAGGTTTTTTCCATCAGGCCCTTTGAGACCATTATCATACACCAAGATGTTAAATCCACTTCCCTCGAGAACTTCCAAGACTTCACAAAAATTGGTCTTAATTCCGGAAGAAGTTGCTGGAAGGGAATCCTCTACAACCGGATACGGTCCAAAACGGGCTGCAGCATCTTTGAATGCTACTGGAAAACGCTCACAAGGTAGGCGAGGTCGTAAACTCTCACGTATCACAGCTTATAATGTAGCGGAAGGCTTCAATTTAGAATATATGGCTGATTTTTTAAAGGCTACTCATGAGGTATCACCAAGAGTTTATGACGAATGTCTTTATGTGGCATATACTCTACCGTTATTATTGGGTAAGGATGGGTTTAGGGTGAGATCAAACGTTTCCAAGAAGGTTTTAGGTGGTAAGACGTTgattgataaattgattGATAATAGTGAACAAAGAGATCACCATTACGAGTATTATTCTGGTGTAGAAACTATTGAAGATGTGGACAATAATTTTGAGCTAGACTCGAATGGTAATTATGACGCAGATATAACACCGGATCATTTACCCAATGCTATGGGCAATCAAGATACTTTTAATCCAAGTGAACCTCAGTTCTTTGCTGAAGAGACCCCCGTGGAACAGGAAAGGAGGGAACGTAGAGAGAACTTCAATTTTGATTCTAGTTCGAAGAACGATGATGTGGGAAACGATTCAGATCAGCATGCAGAAATCTTCATATTCCGTTATGGTGTCATTGTGTTCTGGAATTTTACAGAAATAcaggaaaagaatattttgGGGGATATTGCTTTTGCAGATTTTAAGAACTTAGTTATCAGGCCCCTTGATGAGCATGATATTGAAAGAGAACAGTTTCATTTTGATTATGACAAAGATATTGAAAGACCAagaattttcaatgatatAGTTACTCTCAGGTCCGGTGATCATATCATAGAGTTGACTTTATCGCACGCGATTGCCCAATCATCCAAATTGTCACGGTTTGAATCTAGAATTACACCAATTTTAACCTCTGCCACCAAATTGCCGAAAAGGCTAGCATTATTTGGTACTCTGGGTATGAAAAGGGAAcagcttttgaaaaaatctgGTAAACTATTCAAGTTAAGAGTCGATGTAAATTTATCCTCTAGCATTTTAGATACTCCCGAATTTTTTTGGAGTTTCGAACCAAGCTTGCATCCTCTTTACATTGCAATGAgagaatatttggaaattgatcaaaggGTTCAAGTAATTAATGACAGAGCTAAAgtttatttggaattttttgatGTCTGTGTAGACTCGGTAGCAGAGCGTAACATGGCAAGAGTGACTTGGTGGTTTATCTTTGTCATAGTGCTTGGAGTTCTTTTTTCAGTTGCTGAAATATTGGTTAGATACGTCATGATTCGCAATCGTTTATCAGGGTAGGTAAGGTTTTTATAGATGTTTTCATGTAGTTCCCAAGAGTTCGACTATggataaaaaattgttggatTCATTACACACAAGAATTGATATTTTTCTCTATCTATTTCTTGGCACCGTATCTGTTCACGGATTTACCATCAGGAATGGTAAAGAAGATGTATGGCTTGTCACCTTCAGCCTTGGAGTCCAGTCTACAGTAACCCTTTCTTTCGAATTGAATGATATCACCCACTTTCATGTCTTTTACGTTGACATCACCAACTGCCTTAGTATGGAATTCAGTTTGAGGTGTGATGAAGTCGGTGAAgttttcatcttcttccaatttgtCCTTTGTGATTAAATGGTCGAAATCCACCATCTCAACAGGAACGTAATCAGTGTTAGCCAACCAAGTAACTTTGTGCTTGGTCTTCTTGAAATCACCACCTAGGTTAGTCTTGGCAACCAAGGAACCATCAGCATTTTTGCTAgtgatgataatattaCCCCAGTCCATGAGGGtcaattcttcaccaacttcTAACACACTGGCATCTTCCTTGTCGATGATAATTTTGTTAGAGTAGAtaactttcttttcaccaacagcTGGGTTTTTCTTATGCTTTGGCTTCAATTCGACCTTTGGAGTCTCAGGAGCACCTTCGCCCTCCAAAGTGATCTCTACTGGGTCTACGACAGCGGTATGTCTAGGTGCCACTGGATCAATGATCTTCTTATTGACAGCCCAAATCAAGTTCCATTCTAAGTTGATCACATTCTTCGAAGGACCTTGAGAAATGACGAAGTTTCTCAAACCCTCCACGGTCATACCTCTTCTTCTCACACCTCTGACAGTTGGGAATCTTGGATCGTCCCAGTTTGAGACTAGACCATGGTCAACCATCCATTGTAACTTTCTCTTGGACAGCAAAGTTCTCATGAAGTTAACACGAGCAAAATCCCAAATATGTACTTTTCTCAAACGTAGAGCCTTTAGCATCCAGTCGTATTGAGCATTACGGTCTCTGTACTCGATGGTACGTAGTGCATGGGTAACACCTTCGATGGAATCAACGATAGGCACACAGAAGTCGTAAGTTGGGTACATCTTCCATTGACCCTTGGTTCTGTGGTGAGGAGTTAAATTGCATCTGTAAATGACAGGATCTCTCAAAGTTTTGTTAGCGGCTTTGTAATCGATCTTTGCACGAACACAGTTCTTTTGACCGAATTCGGtaccatttttcatctCTTCAGTGAAAATTCTTAGATTTTCCTCGA includes these proteins:
- the KAP114 gene encoding karyopherin KAP114 (similar to uniprot|P53067 Saccharomyces cerevisiae YGL241W), which encodes MFDAPSLILEAQSPLDNVRKSSEERLLQMCDEDSSQVFVQFVQVAADTQQELPSRQFALLTLRKLVTMYWTPGFESFRGTSTVKLEARGMIRDVLLQLCLDEHQPSKIRNGASYAVVQISAVDFPDQWPELLNIVYNAIMKSHSLAAMKLLNEIYDDVISEEMFFEEGIGFETLKIVFHVMNSYDANWEAKVAALNLLHCCILQMSTVNGSSTTKRKELTVEACKEILQMWVNFLTTQNKTISETLQLMAGAKIYQGLTLLKNEFSKKIVAPDMYHQFRTIVMRDLENASQIYMQMVENSSQDQLDAINEYAVNILEFLSSLCDVRFTEEELQTVLRCLSRLCCLNQDTVDSWQTDFNSFVSKETGLVASFTIRDQAAELLSSFDSQDYATVLVLLVHEISQISDFSDGWIFNESLLYLLQSLLLNEANSLEFMDAVTRIFTKLQSILEKSLSCVFVNCRIILLIPKLLEKIMDSFPNVRDLVQNFLFLSLDFALSQDNELIKSATLISFTYYSYFAELPSVLGPDNCIQVQQKTLKLIAQLYPEAEDDTDGVLMEVLDNVIDCNSENVDDTSSIIQTEFHLVFTISSKDPSNIQTTIELQECLGKLLKNVDVKTFITFWEICFPPMVNVMIGSAHSSFEYSPLLSLTLQVLGVLMKRKPLDPTLSITICNDVFEPLQNILNQSKDEEILQYATEALGYLIYNTEAEVILPHLKSIVNILDALLSPGVPDQAATHVGSLTVTIFSKFSNEIQNLIPMILQAAAARLGQATNITTTQNLLSVFCFVTSADAQQTVDFLFNTTISNQNGLNLVMSKWLESFDVVRGEKRTKENIITLSKLFFLNDQRLNSMQVNGDLIPYESDIIITRSMAKEMPDRYTQVSVYHKIIKLFTSELEFQGKHQDPQLLMAGTYGIETNTEENQDDDDNDDWEDVEGPLEYERLQHYVEEDETDDRGEELDEQCLADNLDSRSVHQLLVDFFKEVAAKNISGFQSIYEQLSDNEKQILSENLL
- the ANK1 gene encoding ankyrin repeat-containing protein ANK1 (highly similar to uniprot|P53066 Saccharomyces cerevisiae YGL242C Hypothetical ORF), whose translation is MDKEGASFGEQLLDASRRNNIDLLKMVFEGLGGDPERISELINESRDPLGDTALHLCCRYGSWEVLDEILDQDGIEIDPQNTKELDTPLHVTVRYAHDEPEHGTFIARNLVEVGADPRIKNMNGDKPVDLIHGDDLDELIDLLQGAELAADNDRVDDGEEGEIIEDDGEDVDDED
- the TAD1 gene encoding tRNA-specific adenosine deaminase (similar to uniprot|P53065 Saccharomyces cerevisiae YGL243W TAD1 tRNA-specific adenosine deaminase deaminates adenosine-37 to inosine in tRNA-Ala) is translated as MDDVSLGNRIAQKVLEGYRKLGSSCKPGTRSNGVKEWTVLAGIVAIDKKNSDLRLISIATGVKALPDAFLHRSGGKMVHDCHAEILALRAFNAVILDQIAYLNSNSDNQIDLVERASEDQLFHFKDNWELAIYISTLPCGDASMDLLCQDESIIEMQDDDPIQFVDPAVTSIVRGRFNYSRRQVVRTKPGRFDSQITLCKSCSDKLCQRQVISILNCMTWKLLNKPVYLKYLVTPNTTDLLHQSFYDRIKVLPNVPLKVLQCSYQFEHDKHSSEEEPSAMSSIKLYSTPESTVEQALLNGLKNGFYTKGNKPLRRNCEPAVSRYAQWQLFKTLRPEFTNATYLQFKATIQDRNALIQDCRKLLSPKGWISTSRDDCE
- the RTF1 gene encoding RNA polymerase-associated protein (similar to uniprot|P53064 Saccharomyces cerevisiae YGL244W RTF1 Subunit of the RNA polymerase II-associated Paf1 complex directly or indirectly regulates DNA-binding properties of Spt15p (TATA box-binding protein) and relative activities of different TATA elements); the encoded protein is MSDIEEDLLALAGADEEEDDDEVLASSAKRSGKSDRASSKKRRIEVEGGEDDEDEDEDDYNPAASGAGTGDYDDEEEEEENPFPLEGKYKDEADRDYLGGLPEMERETMLFERSQIMQKYQDRKMFRQRGKNLKEQQQRSKQQEEGKKTRSSTRSTVATGHSDIKASKLSQLRKQREKKSQNRPYSDEEEEGEDEGDDYGYEDKKYSDEEDEEEYDPYSRRSRFEEDEDEVQWAEEALDREANVADFNKAKIGRSFVANFCFYPGFNDIVRGNYGRVNVGTDKRSGETLYRMVKIEKVFLQKPYNMGKFITNQYFGVTQGKDRKVFQMRYFSDGAITQQEFERYMHALERDHITGPSVYSLENKAKEINSFVSQPLTEQLTNDIVRNRMVFNKKLSGVNAVLEKTVLKEKLQYAMETKNERDIAKYSSQLRSFEKRMSTYEKQHENDKVGINKLNALTTKNRRVNIDRLKNAEQVKKEDTSFDSKSDPFSRLKTRTKFYYQEIQKEENEKAKNDAEQKQLEEDESTTERKKHELLSARFRRLGGLKQVIGTVDFQFSIDI
- the RMD8 gene encoding Rmd8p (similar to uniprot|P43620 Saccharomyces cerevisiae YFR048W RMD8 Cytosolic protein required for sporulation) — protein: MAYKPTSRRKPGQQDATMSMSKRSPSILVTDSRSAGKRMSAPFAGHAAGVKSREDHVADRNRLAPYPSNGSKSSSVRRRPSGRFSDISIDNILSDASDVPSGRREERQSSSSLDRFFPSGPLRPLSYTKMLNPLPSRTSKTSQKLVLIPEEVAGRESSTTGYGPKRAAASLNATGKRSQGRRGRKLSRITAYNVAEGFNLEYMADFLKATHEVSPRVYDECLYVAYTLPLLLGKDGFRVRSNVSKKVLGGKTLIDKLIDNSEQRDHHYEYYSGVETIEDVDNNFELDSNGNYDADITPDHLPNAMGNQDTFNPSEPQFFAEETPVEQERRERRENFNFDSSSKNDDVGNDSDQHAEIFIFRYGVIVFWNFTEIQEKNILGDIAFADFKNLVIRPLDEHDIEREQFHFDYDKDIERPRIFNDIVTLRSGDHIIELTLSHAIAQSSKLSRFESRITPILTSATKLPKRLALFGTLGMKREQLLKKSGKLFKLRVDVNLSSSILDTPEFFWSFEPSLHPLYIAMREYLEIDQRVQVINDRAKVYLEFFDVCVDSVAERNMARVTWWFIFVIVLGVLFSVAEILVRYVMIRNRLSG
- the GUS1 gene encoding glutamate--tRNA ligase GUS1 (highly similar to uniprot|P46655 Saccharomyces cerevisiae YGL245W GUS1 Glutamyl-tRNA synthetase (GluRS) forms a complex with methionyl-tRNA synthetase (Mes1p) and Arc1p complex formation increases the catalytic efficiency of both tRNA synthetases and ensures their correct localization to the cytoplasm), which encodes MVNLVINGKAPVVAYAELIASRIVNAAHKDAITVEFVDEKNAAPVVFNGSSDDTFAKIISTYPDVFGHESSEEVAHWIKVAREQLVVKNFQQLSQSLERLDAVLNLRTFILGGLKISAADIVCWGALRSNGMVGSIIKNKVYVNVSRWYTLLELNPSFGGAHEYLTKSMQGIKKAVTAGKKKEGHKANFEIDLPDAKMGEVVTRFPPEPSGYLHIGHAKAAILNEYFAHAYKGKLIIRFDDTNPSKERMEFQDAILEDLELMGIKGDKITYSSDYFQEMYDLCVQLIKEGKAYCDDTDVEKMREERMEGIPSAKRDLSVEENLRIFTEEMKNGTEFGQKNCVRAKIDYKAANKTLRDPVIYRCNLTPHHRTKGQWKMYPTYDFCVPIVDSIEGVTHALRTIEYRDRNAQYDWMLKALRLRKVHIWDFARVNFMRTLLSKRKLQWMVDHGLVSNWDDPRFPTVRGVRRRGMTVEGLRNFVISQGPSKNVINLEWNLIWAVNKKIIDPVAPRHTAVVDPVEITLEGEGAPETPKVELKPKHKKNPAVGEKKVIYSNKIIIDKEDASVLEVGEELTLMDWGNIIITSKNADGSLVAKTNLGGDFKKTKHKVTWLANTDYVPVEMVDFDHLITKDKLEEDENFTDFITPQTEFHTKAVGDVNVKDMKVGDIIQFERKGYCRLDSKAEGDKPYIFFTIPDGKSVNRYGAKK